In one Cyclopterus lumpus isolate fCycLum1 chromosome 24, fCycLum1.pri, whole genome shotgun sequence genomic region, the following are encoded:
- the LOC117727148 gene encoding uncharacterized protein LOC117727148 translates to MAASNPSSGSTYLSWIEYAHNSLTSSATGHSPFEVSLGYQPPLFPAQEVETAVPSVQLHIRRCRRVWKDTRAALLRTAEQNKRVADRRRVPALSYQVHPTFHVSLIKPVSTSTLCPPAIPPLPARLIDGGLVHTVRRLVDARQRGRGFQFLVDWEGYGPEERSWVPRWRIVDPTLIQDFRRLHPEKMGRAWPLPRVVHSCSRFDHHRLHINPGRAGLGCQSVTSSAPSTCSLLPASGVVPRDSHRD, encoded by the exons ATGGCCGCATCAAACCCTTCTAGCGGGAGTACTTACCTGTCCTGGATAGAGTACGCCCACAACTCCCTTACTTCTTCGGCCACTGGTCACTCGCCATTCGAGGTCTCTCTGGGATACCAGCCCCCCCTGTTCCCTgctcaggaggtggagacagcCGTTCCCTCGGTGCAGCTCCACATCCGTCGCTGTAGGAGGGTGTGGAAGGATACCAGAGCCGCTCTTCTCCGTACGGCGGAGCAAAATAAACGGGTGGCAGATCGGCGCCGCGTTCCGGCTCTTTCCTACCAG GTCCATCCGACATTCCATGTCTCTTTGATCAAGCCGGTGTCCACCAGTACTCTGTGCCCTCCGGCCATACCCCCTCTGCCCGCCCGACTCATCGACGGGGGCCTGGTTCACACGGTCAGGAGACTTGTGGATGCTCGGCagcgggggcggggcttccaaTTCCTTGTAGACTGGGAGGGATACGGTCCAGAGGAACGCTCATGGGTGCCCCGTTGGAGAATCGTGGACCCCACTCTAATCCAGGATTTTCGTCGGCTACATCCGGAGAAGATGGGCAGGGCGTGGCCACTCCCCCGAGTGGTGCACAGCTGTTCCCGTTTTgatcatcaccggctccatatcaaccctggtcgtgcaggcctgggttgtcagtctgttacgtcttctgccccg agtacctgctctcttctgcctgcctccggtgttgtgcctcgggactcacaccgtgattag